The DNA segment CGGTTCCTGGCCGAACCGGCGACCGGTGACCGCTGGCGCGCGCTGTGGGGCACGCTGCGACCCTCGACGGCGGTCCATCACGCCGTACCCAGGGTCTTTCGGGGCAGTCGGCAACGTGTTGCGTTCGGCCTCGCCTGGGCTCGCTGGGTGGCCGTGTCCGAGCTGCTGGACACGCGTACCGCCGAAGGCGCAGCGATCCTGGACCAGGTATGGGGAACCTCGCCACTGGACCTGACCACGGCGTTTCGCCTCTCCTGGGAGTGACCGGGTGCAAGTGACCGGGCCAGCACAGACGACCGGCACAGAGGACCGGCACAGACGACGACGCCCGGGCGGTGATCACACCACCCGGGCGCCGTCGTGACCGGGGCCGGCCGGCCCCGCGGCTCAGGTCAGCCCTTCAACGAGGTACCGGCACTGCGCAGCCACTGGCAGGCCTCGGCGACCCGGGTCGCCATACCGGCCTCGGCCAGCTTGCCCCAGGCGCGCGGGTCGTAGTCCTTCTTGTTGCCGACCTCACCGTCGATCTTCAACACCCCGTCGTACTTGGCGAGCATGTGCCCGGCGGCCGGGCGCGTGAAGGCGTACTGGGTGTCGGTGTCGATGTTCATCTTGATCACACCGAAGTCGACCGCAGCACTGACCTCCTCGGCGGTCGAACCCGAACCACCGTGGAAGACCAGGTCGAAGGGGCGCTCCTTGCCGACCTCCTCACCGACCTTGTTCTGGATCTCCTCCAGCACCTCCGGGCGCAGCTTCACCGCACCGGGCTTGTAGACCCCGTGCACATTGCCGAAGGTCAGGGCGGTGATGTAACGCCCCTTCTCGCCGGTGCCCAGGGCCCGTACCGTGGCCAGCCCGTCGGCGACGGTGGTGTAGAGCTTGTCGTTGATCTCGTTGGAGACGCCGTCCTCCTCACCGCCGACGACACCCACCTCGATCTCCAGGATCTGATGCGCCGCCGAGGTCTTGGCCAGCAGTTCCTCGGCGATCTGCAGGTTCTCCTCCAGCGGTACGGCCGAGCCGTCCCACATGTGGGACTGGAACAGCGGCGCCTTGCCGGCGGCGACTCGCTCGGCGCTGATCTCGATCAGCGGGCGGACGAACCCGTCGAGCTTGTCCTTGGGGCAGTGGTCGGTGTGCAGTGCGATGTTGATCGGGTAGTTCTTGGCCACCTCGGTCGCGTACTCGGCGAGTGCGACCGCCCCGGTCACCATGTTCTTGATCGTCGGTCCGGAGCCGTACTCGGCGCCGCCGGTGGAGACCTGCAGGATGCCGTCGGATCCGGCCTCGGCGAAACCGGCCAGTGCGGCATTGATGGTTTGCGAGCTGGTGATGTTGATGGCCGGATAGGCGAAGGAGTTCTTCTTCGCCGAGTCGATCATCTCCGCGTAGACCTCGGGACTGGCAATGGGCATCAGGGTGACCTTTCACTCCGCAACGTTGACCCCACCAGTCTTGCAGGTCGCCGAACCGAGGGTGAAGTCAGTCCTCGATCGCCGAGAGATCCACTCCGTGCCGGCCGCGGGAGAAGATCCTGACCGACGATTCCAGCCCGGCGGGCAGCACACCCAGCCCCTCGACCGGGTACTCGTCGCGGCCCAGCTCGTGCTCGACCACCAACAAGGGTCCGTGCAGCAGACCGCCCGGACGGGTGACGATGGCCTGCACCTGGTCCCAGTCGGCGTGGCCCTGGCTGGTGGAGATGCCCCGATGATCGAGTTGCAGGGCAGCACCCTGCCCGACCTCGGACAATTCCTGATGCGCCCGGACGGCCCGAAGGATCCCGTAGGCGAGAATCCCCGCCCCGGTGAGCACCGAAATGCTGAAGAAGACCACCAGGAAGGGCAGCGCGGCGCCACCGGTGGAGGCCGAATTCCAGGCGGCGATCACCACCAGCAGCACCAAGGTGATGGTGAGCGAGATCGCCGGCCAGATCAGAGCCCGCAGGGCGGCCTCGCGGCGCGCCGTGAGCGGCGCCGGATCCCAGGGGACCACCATCTCCTGCAGTCGGGTCAGCATGTGCCAATCCTGCCACGCACGGTCCGCTCATCCCTCCCGGGCGCCGTGCGGGGTGACGGCCATGTGGATCCGGTACCGATCGCCGCGGTACCAACTGGTGGCGTACTCGATCGCCCGCTCCCCGGACCAGGTCACCCGGTCCTGGACCAGCAGCGGAGCTCGCTTGGGCACCCCGAGGATCCGGGCGTGGTTGGAATCGGCAGCCCCGGCGTGGACGGTCTGCTCACCGGAGGTGGCGATCACGGCATAGTCGCTGGCGAAGATGTCGTAGAGCGATCCCAGATCCTTGTCCAACAGGTCGGGGAAGTAGGCACAGGGGTAGTACCCGAGTTCGTGTGCCATCGGGGTGCCGTCGGCGGTACGCAGTCGCTCCACCCGTACCACCGGGTCACCGGTGGCGATCCGCAACGCGTGGGCGACCTGCGGGGGTGCCGCCATCTTTCCCGCGTCCAGCACGCGGGTCCCGGGTTCCAGACCGCGGGCACGCATCTCCCGGGAGAACGAGGTGAGGTGCAGCCTGGAGTCGACCCGGGGGCCGGTGACATAGGTGCCCTTGCCGTGCACCCGCTCCAGCCTGCCCTCGGCGACCAGGTCGGAGATGGCCTGGCGTACCGTCACCCGGCTGACGCCGAGTTCACGGACCAGGTTGCGCTCGGACTGGATCGCCTCACCGGCGCTGAGCTGTCCGTCGATCAGCTCGGCCAGCATCAGTTTCACCTGGCTGCGCTTGGTGGTGGGTCGGGCTGGGGTACCCGAGGAAACCACTGGGTCCACTCCGGGTGGGTGTTCCACCAGCGGATCGGGCATCGGCGGTCCCTTCTGCACAGGTCCCCGATTGAGACCAGTAGATACCAGTATGCCGTAGCCGACGGCGGACTGCCATGCTCGATCCGTGGGCGGTATGGTTCACCGCCCGGCCCAGCGCAGGGCCCAGTGATACATCGCGATCGCCGCCGCGGCACCGGCGTTGATCGACCGGGTGGAACCGTATTGGCTGATCGCGACCAACCGGCTGCAGGCCTGCACCATCTCCTCGGTCAGCCCCGGCCCCTCGGAGCCGAAGACCAGGCAGCAGCGGCGGGGAAGTTCGACGCCTTCCAGGGCGACGGATCCGGGCAGGTTGTCCACCCCGACCAGGGTGCAGCCCTCGGCGGCCAGCCGGCCGACCAGCGAATCGACACTGTCGTGGTGCACCACCTGCAGGTAGCGGTCGGTGACCATCGCACCCCGGCGGTTCCAGCGCCGACGACCGACGATGTGCACCGCGGAGACGTTGAACGCGTTGGCGGTACGCACGATCGAACCGATGTTGAAATCGTGCTCCCAGTTCTGGATCGCGATCTGCAGGGGGTGACGGTGACGATCCAGTTCGGCGATGATCGCCTCCATCCGCCAGTACCGGAACTCGTCGACGACATTGCGCCGGTCCCCGGCCGCCAGCAGTTCGGGGTCGAACTGTTCGCCGGTCGGCCACGGCGACGGGTGAGGGCCGACCCCCACCACCACCTCGGGGCCGAGAGAGGGATCGTTGGGGTCCACAGGGTTCACCGCGCCGACGATAGCTTCTCGCGTCTGCAGGCCCGCCCGAGACGGACGAATCAGGCCGGCCGAAGCCCACCGACCAGGGTCGAACCACCGGCGGTACGGTCCAGCACGATTGCCAGCCCGGACTCCGAGGTACCCCAGGGCAGGGCCGTGTCCGGTGGCAGCGGGCCGACCCGGCGCCCATCCCAGGCGGCGTCACCACCGGGCGTCGCCCCGTACATCACCGCCGAGGTCACCGCCGAGATCGACGACCAGCCCGGCTCCACTGCGGTGTTCCCGGTACGCAGATCGGCCAGGACCGGTCCGGCGCTGGCCAGCGTCCGGTCTGCCGACACGCTCAGGTAGACCATCTCTCGCAGTCGCTGTTGGCTGATCTCGGTGTCGGCCAGCAGTTCCCCGGACTCGGCATCGTGCAGACTGACCACCCGCTCGGAGTCGTCCTCGGCCGCGTTCCACCAGACCACCACGACAC comes from the Naumannella halotolerans genome and includes:
- the fbaA gene encoding class II fructose-bisphosphate aldolase, giving the protein MPIASPEVYAEMIDSAKKNSFAYPAINITSSQTINAALAGFAEAGSDGILQVSTGGAEYGSGPTIKNMVTGAVALAEYATEVAKNYPINIALHTDHCPKDKLDGFVRPLIEISAERVAAGKAPLFQSHMWDGSAVPLEENLQIAEELLAKTSAAHQILEIEVGVVGGEEDGVSNEINDKLYTTVADGLATVRALGTGEKGRYITALTFGNVHGVYKPGAVKLRPEVLEEIQNKVGEEVGKERPFDLVFHGGSGSTAEEVSAAVDFGVIKMNIDTDTQYAFTRPAAGHMLAKYDGVLKIDGEVGNKKDYDPRAWGKLAEAGMATRVAEACQWLRSAGTSLKG
- a CDS encoding GntR family transcriptional regulator, whose product is MPDPLVEHPPGVDPVVSSGTPARPTTKRSQVKLMLAELIDGQLSAGEAIQSERNLVRELGVSRVTVRQAISDLVAEGRLERVHGKGTYVTGPRVDSRLHLTSFSREMRARGLEPGTRVLDAGKMAAPPQVAHALRIATGDPVVRVERLRTADGTPMAHELGYYPCAYFPDLLDKDLGSLYDIFASDYAVIATSGEQTVHAGAADSNHARILGVPKRAPLLVQDRVTWSGERAIEYATSWYRGDRYRIHMAVTPHGAREG
- a CDS encoding TrmH family RNA methyltransferase, coding for MDPNDPSLGPEVVVGVGPHPSPWPTGEQFDPELLAAGDRRNVVDEFRYWRMEAIIAELDRHRHPLQIAIQNWEHDFNIGSIVRTANAFNVSAVHIVGRRRWNRRGAMVTDRYLQVVHHDSVDSLVGRLAAEGCTLVGVDNLPGSVALEGVELPRRCCLVFGSEGPGLTEEMVQACSRLVAISQYGSTRSINAGAAAAIAMYHWALRWAGR